A stretch of the Candidatus Omnitrophota bacterium genome encodes the following:
- a CDS encoding type II toxin-antitoxin system mRNA interferase toxin, RelE/StbE family has translation MASYRLRLSDQAERVLARMAQREPVVFMRVVRALDELEQDPSLGKALVGKLRGRRSYRVGSYRIIYTVQRQQLLVLMIDIGHRRGIYR, from the coding sequence TTGGCAAGCTATAGGCTCAGGCTCTCCGATCAGGCTGAAAGAGTTTTGGCTCGCATGGCACAGCGGGAACCGGTGGTGTTTATGCGCGTGGTGCGAGCTTTGGACGAGTTGGAGCAGGATCCAAGCCTTGGAAAGGCGCTCGTGGGAAAGCTCAGGGGGAGGCGCTCCTATCGGGTGGGGAGCTACCGAATTATTTACACAGTTCAGCGGCAACAACTTTTGGTGTTAATGATCGATATCGGGCATCGTCGGGGGATCTACCGATAG
- a CDS encoding BrnA antitoxin family protein yields MRKQYDFSESKKNPYAKRLKKQITIRIEEGTISYFKEMADDTGIPYQNLINLYLRDCMDSRRKLSFK; encoded by the coding sequence ATGAGAAAGCAGTATGATTTTTCTGAGTCAAAGAAGAATCCCTATGCCAAGAGATTGAAGAAGCAAATCACAATCCGGATCGAGGAGGGGACAATCAGCTATTTCAAGGAAATGGCCGATGACACGGGTATTCCCTATCAGAACCTGATCAACCTCTATTTGCGGGATTGCATGGATTCACGCAGAAAGCTTTCATTCAAATAA
- a CDS encoding HigA family addiction module antidote protein, protein MARRMKPVHPGEILLKEFLEPMGVSQYRVAKDTSVPARRINEIVHGTRAISADTALRLARYFGTSEEFWMNLQAHYDLEVERSRLGNRLEREVRVRE, encoded by the coding sequence ATGGCACGCAGAATGAAGCCGGTTCATCCCGGAGAAATTCTCCTAAAGGAGTTTTTGGAGCCTATGGGAGTCAGTCAGTACCGGGTGGCCAAGGACACCTCAGTGCCGGCGCGGCGAATTAACGAGATTGTGCATGGCACCCGTGCTATCAGCGCGGATACGGCTTTGAGACTTGCCCGGTATTTTGGAACAAGCGAAGAGTTCTGGATGAACCTGCAAGCGCACTATGACCTGGAAGTGGAGAGGTCACGGCTCGGAAACCGTCTGGAGAGAGAGGTCCGGGTGAGAGAGTAG
- the hrcA gene encoding heat-inducible transcription repressor HrcA yields the protein MRVNDLETRRKAILRAIVQSHIESAAPVGSRTISRLWNLGLSPASIRNVMADLEEQGFITQPHTSAGRVPTQAGYRCYVDDLMEPEQLTQDLRGSLMQLCQTRWEMLEEFLRRTAELLSELTGQAAVVVSPRLISSRFRRVELFIVEGRRVLAVWVIEPGLLQNRLVDMEEKPAPELLERTANYMNHRLRGLTLLQARDVLERDALSVEGGVFPLVRCALELVDKLAKQSETDRVYSRGTSRILCQPEFAEAQRVQELVLFLEEQRGLYDLLSPNLYQEGMRVCIGAESGSALLQDCTLITCTYSAGGWPVGVLGVVGPMRMNYPRSLTAVSYMARLFSALLDGEREIRL from the coding sequence ATGCGCGTAAACGATTTAGAGACAAGAAGAAAAGCCATTTTACGGGCCATTGTGCAGTCCCACATTGAATCAGCCGCGCCTGTGGGAAGCCGCACGATTTCTCGTTTGTGGAACCTGGGGCTTTCCCCGGCGAGCATCCGGAACGTCATGGCGGATCTGGAGGAGCAGGGCTTTATTACTCAGCCCCACACTTCTGCCGGGCGTGTGCCCACCCAGGCGGGATACCGCTGCTATGTGGACGACCTGATGGAGCCTGAACAGCTTACACAGGACCTGCGAGGCTCTTTGATGCAGCTTTGCCAGACGCGCTGGGAGATGCTGGAGGAGTTTCTCCGCCGCACAGCAGAACTCCTGAGCGAACTTACGGGCCAAGCCGCGGTGGTTGTATCGCCTCGTCTGATCAGCAGCCGGTTCCGCCGTGTGGAGCTCTTTATAGTGGAAGGCCGCCGCGTGCTTGCGGTCTGGGTGATTGAGCCGGGGCTGCTTCAAAACCGGCTCGTGGACATGGAGGAGAAGCCGGCGCCGGAGCTCCTGGAACGAACGGCCAATTACATGAATCACCGCTTAAGGGGTTTGACGCTGTTGCAGGCGCGTGATGTCCTGGAGCGGGATGCGCTGAGTGTCGAAGGAGGGGTCTTTCCCCTGGTGCGCTGTGCGCTCGAACTAGTCGACAAGTTGGCGAAGCAATCGGAAACAGACCGCGTGTATTCGCGCGGCACAAGCCGGATACTATGCCAGCCGGAATTCGCGGAGGCTCAGCGGGTTCAAGAGCTGGTGCTTTTCCTGGAGGAACAACGCGGACTCTATGATCTGTTGAGCCCCAATCTTTACCAAGAGGGCATGCGCGTGTGTATTGGCGCGGAAAGCGGGAGCGCGTTGCTGCAGGACTGTACACTGATCACCTGTACTTACTCAGCCGGCGGCTGGCCGGTGGGCGTCTTGGGTGTGGTCGGCCCCATGCGCATGAATTACCCGCGATCTCTAACTGCGGTATCGTACATGGCGCGGCTTTTTTCCGCGCTTCTGGATGGAGAAAGGGAGATTCGACTGTGA
- a CDS encoding YIP1 family protein, with protein sequence MDQGILYHPALQVLIHPRDTIRRTLGKYGGWTLFLGGMGTAAEGLDVDTLVKLFQSAASTWILVLGLVLAFMLGLLLWVVSAALLRLTGSWLGGQANFTEVRYALAWSTMPSMLALLINLLFMGPVLLPSAGNPGGPQTLFGILNFALAVWALVLFLGCLSEVQRFSVWRVLGSSLVALLLLAIPFLILGLLAGVAVGV encoded by the coding sequence ATGGACCAGGGCATTCTGTATCATCCAGCTCTTCAGGTACTCATTCATCCCAGGGATACGATCCGCCGCACACTCGGCAAGTACGGAGGCTGGACACTTTTCCTGGGAGGAATGGGCACCGCGGCTGAGGGCTTGGATGTGGACACGCTGGTGAAGCTTTTTCAAAGCGCCGCCAGCACGTGGATTTTGGTGTTAGGCTTGGTACTGGCCTTTATGTTGGGTCTGTTGCTGTGGGTTGTCTCTGCGGCGCTTTTGCGGCTTACCGGTTCTTGGTTGGGGGGGCAGGCCAACTTCACCGAAGTGCGCTATGCATTAGCCTGGTCCACCATGCCGTCCATGCTGGCTCTGCTGATAAACCTCCTTTTTATGGGCCCGGTACTTTTGCCTTCGGCCGGGAACCCAGGCGGTCCTCAAACCCTTTTTGGGATCCTCAACTTTGCCCTGGCCGTTTGGGCCCTGGTCCTCTTCCTTGGGTGCTTGAGCGAGGTTCAACGCTTTTCCGTTTGGCGGGTCTTGGGATCCAGCTTGGTGGCCTTGCTTTTGTTGGCCATTCCTTTCCTTATCCTCGGGCTCTTGGCCGGTGTGGCCGTGGGAGTATAG
- a CDS encoding response regulator, with translation MPHSDEKLALVIDDEEDIREIIGVVMEEMGFRCETAHNGQVGLEKALSLRPSLVLVDWNLPLMSGVDIIRKLRANPETAKIPTLILTGEVRPDSIKEALDAGAWGHIAKPFEPDDLIRAVEAILST, from the coding sequence ATGCCCCATTCTGACGAGAAGCTGGCTCTGGTGATCGACGACGAAGAGGATATTCGTGAGATCATCGGGGTTGTGATGGAAGAAATGGGTTTTCGCTGCGAGACTGCTCACAACGGGCAGGTGGGCCTGGAAAAGGCTCTCTCGCTGCGTCCCTCCCTGGTGCTCGTGGATTGGAATTTGCCTTTGATGAGCGGGGTGGATATCATCCGCAAGCTGCGTGCCAATCCGGAGACCGCCAAAATACCCACCCTTATCCTGACCGGCGAGGTGCGCCCTGATTCGATCAAGGAGGCTCTGGATGCCGGGGCTTGGGGGCATATCGCCAAACCTTTTGAGCCCGACGACCTAATCCGGGCTGTTGAGGCTATCCTTTCAACCTAA
- the dnaK gene encoding molecular chaperone DnaK, whose protein sequence is MAKAIGIDLGTSNSAAAVMEGGKPTIIPSAEGTSIGGKAFPSVVAFSKEGELLVGEPARRQAAINPDGTIQAAKRKIGTNHKYEISGKQYTPQQISAFILQKVKADAEAFLGDTVHDAVITVPAYFNDNQRQATKDAGAIAGLNVLRIINEPTAACLAYGLDKAGKEQIILVFDLGGGTLDVTLMDMWYDEEHKTSGFEVKSTSGDTALGGTDMDAILIDYVAKEFQKESGVDVRNDSMAVQRVREAVEKAKIELSTTLSTDLNLPYLTADSTGPKHLALNMTRAKLEDLVRPVVNKCRGPIEQALRDAGLTADQVHRIILVGGPTRMPIIQHFVEEVVGKKVERGVDPMECVAQGAAIQAAALKGEVQDIQLLDVTPLSVGIETMGQVLTKLIERNTTIPTRKSQIFSTAADNQTSVTVRVLQGERSMANDNTELGRFDLVGIPPAPRGVPQIEVTFDIDADGIMHVSAKDLGTQKEQSIRVTAPDKLSKDEIDRMVKEAEQFADEDAKKKELAEVRNQAEALVYSTEKSVQEHGDKLEAVDKSNIEEKIKALREVLDSGDVSKIQKANEALAQASHKLAEILYKDAAAQQGAQGAQQAGSHSEGTTGTGAGSTQKDEDGQDVVDAEFKVEDDKS, encoded by the coding sequence ATGGCTAAAGCAATCGGTATTGATTTAGGAACATCCAATAGCGCTGCTGCTGTGATGGAAGGCGGGAAGCCTACGATTATCCCCAGCGCAGAGGGGACTTCGATCGGCGGAAAGGCCTTTCCGTCTGTGGTGGCCTTTTCCAAGGAAGGCGAGCTCTTGGTCGGTGAGCCTGCGCGGCGTCAAGCGGCCATAAATCCGGATGGTACGATACAAGCGGCCAAGCGCAAGATCGGAACCAATCACAAGTATGAGATCAGCGGCAAGCAATACACGCCGCAACAGATCTCGGCCTTTATTCTGCAGAAGGTGAAGGCGGACGCAGAGGCGTTCCTGGGAGACACGGTTCATGATGCGGTCATTACCGTGCCTGCGTATTTTAACGATAATCAACGCCAGGCCACTAAGGATGCGGGGGCTATTGCGGGCCTCAATGTGCTGCGTATTATCAACGAGCCCACGGCCGCGTGTCTGGCCTATGGCCTGGACAAGGCGGGCAAGGAGCAGATCATCCTTGTCTTTGACCTGGGCGGCGGAACGCTCGACGTTACGCTCATGGACATGTGGTACGACGAGGAGCACAAAACCAGCGGCTTTGAGGTTAAGTCCACCAGCGGGGATACCGCATTGGGCGGCACGGATATGGATGCGATACTCATCGATTACGTGGCCAAGGAGTTCCAGAAGGAATCGGGTGTGGATGTCCGCAATGACTCCATGGCTGTGCAGCGCGTGCGTGAGGCGGTTGAGAAAGCCAAGATCGAACTCTCAACTACGCTCTCCACAGATCTTAATCTGCCCTATCTCACCGCCGATTCTACGGGTCCCAAACACTTGGCGCTCAACATGACGCGCGCCAAACTGGAAGATTTGGTGCGTCCTGTGGTGAATAAATGCCGCGGTCCCATTGAGCAGGCTTTGCGCGATGCGGGCCTGACCGCAGACCAGGTCCATCGAATTATTCTGGTGGGCGGTCCCACGCGCATGCCCATCATTCAGCATTTTGTGGAAGAAGTGGTGGGTAAGAAAGTCGAACGCGGCGTGGATCCGATGGAGTGTGTGGCGCAGGGCGCTGCGATTCAGGCCGCTGCATTGAAAGGCGAGGTTCAGGATATCCAGCTTCTGGATGTGACACCGCTTTCTGTCGGGATCGAAACCATGGGGCAAGTGCTCACCAAGCTGATCGAGCGCAACACCACCATTCCCACGCGGAAGAGCCAGATCTTTTCCACGGCCGCCGACAACCAGACCTCGGTCACGGTGCGCGTGCTGCAAGGGGAGCGCTCCATGGCCAACGACAACACGGAACTCGGCCGTTTTGACTTGGTCGGGATTCCTCCTGCGCCGCGCGGAGTGCCGCAGATCGAAGTTACTTTTGATATTGATGCGGACGGCATTATGCACGTTTCGGCCAAGGACCTGGGCACTCAGAAGGAGCAGTCGATTCGCGTGACTGCTCCGGACAAGCTGAGCAAGGACGAAATTGACCGCATGGTCAAGGAAGCGGAGCAGTTTGCGGATGAGGACGCCAAGAAGAAGGAATTGGCCGAGGTGCGCAATCAGGCAGAAGCTCTCGTCTACTCAACCGAGAAATCGGTCCAGGAGCATGGGGACAAACTGGAGGCCGTGGACAAGTCCAATATCGAGGAAAAGATCAAAGCTCTCCGCGAGGTCCTGGATTCCGGCGATGTGAGCAAGATCCAGAAGGCCAATGAGGCTCTGGCTCAAGCTTCGCATAAGTTGGCCGAAATTCTCTACAAGGATGCTGCTGCGCAGCAGGGGGCCCAAGGCGCCCAGCAGGCCGGATCGCACTCGGAAGGCACCACAGGCACAGGCGCCGGCTCTACCCAGAAGGATGAGGATGGCCAGGATGTCGTGGATGCGGAATTCAAAGTGGAGGATGACAAGAGCTAA
- a CDS encoding DnaJ domain-containing protein: protein MATKRDYYEILGLARDANADQIKRAYRSLALKHHPDRVSEDKKKEAEEAFKEISEAYAVLSDGKKRSEYDRFGHEGINSHYSAEDIFRGADFGSIFEDLGFGGGIFEDLFGGGGGRHGRHPGAGSHLRVAVEISLEEAARGIEKTMSVTKREPCESCKGTGAAQGHAPETCPQCGGRGQVRMSQGFFSMVTTCPQCQGKGTVIKTPCATCRGEGRVNKAKRIKVKIPPGVDEGQRLALKGQGEAGIGGAPA from the coding sequence ATGGCCACAAAACGGGACTATTACGAAATCCTCGGTCTCGCACGGGATGCGAATGCGGACCAGATTAAACGTGCGTATCGTAGTTTGGCGCTGAAGCATCACCCGGATCGCGTTTCCGAGGATAAGAAGAAGGAGGCTGAGGAGGCCTTTAAGGAGATTTCCGAGGCTTATGCCGTTCTCTCCGATGGGAAAAAGCGCTCGGAGTACGATCGCTTTGGTCATGAAGGCATCAACAGTCACTACAGCGCAGAAGACATCTTCCGAGGCGCGGATTTCGGGTCCATCTTTGAGGATCTGGGATTTGGAGGCGGGATCTTTGAAGATCTTTTCGGCGGAGGCGGAGGGCGTCATGGCCGCCACCCGGGTGCGGGTTCGCATTTGCGCGTTGCTGTGGAGATTAGTCTGGAGGAAGCCGCACGCGGTATTGAAAAGACGATGTCCGTGACCAAGCGCGAGCCTTGCGAGAGTTGCAAAGGAACGGGCGCTGCCCAAGGCCACGCACCGGAGACCTGTCCCCAGTGTGGGGGGCGCGGCCAGGTGCGCATGAGCCAAGGCTTTTTCAGCATGGTCACGACCTGCCCTCAATGCCAAGGCAAGGGCACGGTGATCAAGACTCCGTGTGCCACTTGCCGCGGTGAGGGCCGGGTCAATAAGGCCAAACGCATCAAAGTCAAAATTCCGCCTGGTGTGGATGAGGGACAACGTCTGGCTCTCAAGGGGCAGGGCGAGGCCGGTATTGGCGGAGCGCCGGCCG
- a CDS encoding type II toxin-antitoxin system Phd/YefM family antitoxin: MINTVSLKELRPELPRVIENIDSKLDRYVITKHGKPVVVMLSIDDYESLMETLDILADPDAMAGFKQGERDIKEGQTRSWKEIKKDLGKL; encoded by the coding sequence ATGATCAACACGGTGAGTCTCAAGGAGCTGCGCCCCGAGTTGCCTAGAGTGATCGAGAACATCGATTCCAAATTGGATCGTTATGTGATCACAAAACACGGGAAGCCGGTGGTGGTGATGCTAAGCATTGACGATTACGAGTCCCTCATGGAAACCTTGGACATTCTTGCCGACCCCGATGCCATGGCAGGTTTCAAACAGGGCGAACGAGATATCAAAGAGGGGCAGACGCGTTCTTGGAAGGAGATCAAGAAAGACCTTGGCAAGCTATAG
- a CDS encoding type II toxin-antitoxin system RelE/ParE family toxin, with amino-acid sequence MIHTFACRETEKIFARHYSRSFPPAIQRAALRKLLILDAAAVLDDLKMPPGNRLVRLSGDRTGQYSIRINRQWRICFEWHKGNCFGVEITDYH; translated from the coding sequence ATGATTCATACCTTTGCCTGCAGGGAGACAGAAAAGATATTTGCCCGGCACTATTCGAGAAGTTTTCCTCCGGCAATTCAGCGGGCAGCGCTTCGGAAACTTCTGATTTTGGATGCCGCTGCAGTTTTGGATGACCTGAAGATGCCGCCCGGGAACCGGCTTGTGAGGCTTTCCGGCGACAGGACGGGACAATACAGCATCCGGATAAACCGGCAATGGCGGATCTGTTTTGAATGGCACAAAGGCAACTGCTTTGGAGTCGAGATTACGGATTACCACTGA
- a CDS encoding BrnT family toxin, with protein sequence MSIRFDWDPRKNRWNRQKHGVSFEEALTVFYDECARILYDPDHSESEDRFLLLGLSSALRTLVVCHCYWEEEDSIRIISARKATRSERGEYERWLP encoded by the coding sequence ATGTCCATACGATTTGATTGGGACCCCAGGAAGAACAGATGGAACCGGCAAAAACACGGGGTTTCCTTTGAGGAGGCTTTGACTGTCTTTTATGACGAGTGCGCGCGCATCCTCTACGACCCGGATCATTCGGAAAGCGAGGATAGATTCCTGCTTCTGGGTCTGAGTTCGGCATTGAGAACCCTGGTTGTGTGCCATTGTTATTGGGAGGAAGAGGACAGTATTCGAATCATTTCCGCCCGGAAAGCGACGCGATCCGAGCGAGGGGAGTACGAGAGGTGGCTGCCATGA
- a CDS encoding nucleotide exchange factor GrpE — protein sequence MSCEESKEESQETQAGGVWLEAGEYEALKREAEESRKRQDQCLRLTAEFDNARKRMERQRQDLSRFILAGQAEKLLPVVDDLDRALRQLEEEHQGEEFSGLKMLHQNLWEVLTGMGLKPLETVGKRFDPAKHEAIAFVEAEDCEEQSIAEEIRKGYELEGRVIRPAVVRVYKNISKEGNPDG from the coding sequence GTGAGTTGCGAAGAGTCCAAGGAAGAGTCGCAAGAAACGCAGGCTGGGGGCGTGTGGTTGGAGGCCGGAGAATACGAGGCTCTCAAGCGCGAGGCAGAAGAGAGCCGGAAGCGGCAGGACCAGTGTTTGCGGTTAACTGCGGAGTTCGATAACGCGCGCAAGCGCATGGAGCGCCAGCGTCAGGACTTGTCGCGCTTTATCCTGGCCGGACAGGCTGAAAAGCTTTTGCCTGTGGTGGATGATTTGGATCGCGCACTGCGACAGCTCGAAGAGGAGCATCAGGGAGAAGAGTTCAGCGGGCTCAAGATGTTGCACCAAAATCTCTGGGAGGTCCTGACAGGGATGGGTCTCAAGCCTTTGGAGACAGTGGGAAAGAGGTTTGACCCGGCCAAACACGAGGCCATTGCTTTTGTGGAGGCCGAAGACTGCGAAGAGCAGAGTATCGCAGAAGAAATTCGTAAGGGGTATGAGCTGGAGGGTCGGGTGATCCGTCCGGCAGTCGTTCGCGTGTATAAGAATATTTCCAAGGAGGGTAATCCCGATGGCTAA